A genomic window from Archocentrus centrarchus isolate MPI-CPG fArcCen1 unplaced genomic scaffold, fArcCen1 scaffold_38_ctg1, whole genome shotgun sequence includes:
- the LOC115776827 gene encoding N-lysine methyltransferase KMT5A-A-like — protein MSKRRARVSPEAEAIQFILSGSDKPCLKVQWVSDYKGRGVFASTPIEKGSFVAEYRGELISKYERDKRHKKYTEKQNAFLFDFKWNSDIWCIDASHEDDSFGRLVNDAHISPNCKMKKLIVHGKPHLCLFAFENIQAESEITYNYGDALWPWRALTPSVEIPTQPSGEPQMSGTSISSFQQTPSVEIPTQPSGEPQMTRSDICNKASKLCILWFRLPSEELGNTIAHRIHDMLTEHTWLMDPCPG, from the exons ATGTCAAAAAGAAGAGCCAGAGTTAGTCCTGAAGCTGAGGctattcagtttattttatctGGAAGTGACAAGCCTTGTCTGAAGGTTCAATGGGTCAGTGACTATAAAG GGCGTGGTGTATTTGCTTCTACACCAATTGAAAAGGGATCCTTTGTTGCTGAGTACCGTGGGGAGTTGATCTCAAAATATGAACGGGACAAGAGACACAAGAAGTACACTGAGAAGCAAAATGCATTCTTGTTTGATTTTAAGTGGAACAGTGATATATGGTG CATTGATGCCTCCCATGAAGATGACTCTTTTGGCCGGTTGGTTAATGATGCCCATATATCCCCaaactgcaaaatgaaaaaGCTGATTGTCCACGGTAAACCTCatctttgcttgtttgcttttgaAAACATCCAAGCAGAGAGTGAAATAACATATAACTATGGAGACGCTCTGTGGCCATGGCGAGCTTTG acaccaagtgtagagatcccgactcagccttcaggagagccacaaATGAGCGGGACATCCATTTCATCCTTTCAACAG acaccaagtgtagagatcccgactcagccttcaggagagccacaaatga CCAGATCAGACATTTGCAACAAGGCATCCAAGCTCTGTATCCTGTGGTTCCGGCTACCCAGTGAGGAGCTGGGGAATACCATCGCCCACAGGATACATGACATGTTGACAGAACACACCTGGCTTATGGATCCTTGCCCCGGCTAA